One Natrinema longum genomic window carries:
- a CDS encoding NfeD family protein: MVESLVGNVPLLLLVAGLVLMVLEAISPGAHLIVIGIALVGAGLIGVLFPPAANVLVLAALTLGIGMVAAYIYREFDFYGGKGTAQTTDSDSLSGKTGYVTEPVTTRSGEVKLDEGGFAPYYSARTTSGTIEEGEEVIVLDPGGGNVLTVESLDALGEDEIDRALARDAAARSERDESDRDDDGSIPGIDTERETEKSS, encoded by the coding sequence ATGGTCGAATCCCTCGTGGGGAACGTGCCGCTCCTGCTGTTGGTGGCGGGGCTCGTGTTGATGGTACTGGAGGCGATTTCGCCCGGAGCCCACCTCATCGTCATCGGCATCGCGCTGGTTGGGGCCGGCCTCATCGGCGTCCTCTTTCCGCCCGCAGCGAACGTCCTCGTACTGGCGGCGCTGACGCTCGGTATCGGGATGGTCGCGGCCTACATCTACCGGGAGTTCGACTTCTACGGCGGGAAGGGGACCGCTCAGACGACGGATTCGGATTCGCTGTCCGGCAAGACGGGGTACGTCACCGAACCCGTCACGACCCGCAGCGGCGAGGTCAAACTCGACGAGGGCGGGTTCGCTCCCTACTACAGCGCGCGGACGACCAGCGGCACGATCGAGGAAGGCGAGGAGGTCATCGTCCTCGATCCGGGCGGCGGAAACGTGCTCACGGTCGAATCCCTCGACGCGCTCGGCGAAGACGAGATCGATCGCGCGCTCGCACGCGATGCGGCAGCACGGAGCGAGCGAGACGAATCGGATCGCGACGACGACGGATCGATACCCGGGATCGACACCGAGCGGGAAACCGAGAAATCGAGCTAA
- a CDS encoding GMC family oxidoreductase yields MTVSGQTYDYVIVGAGPAGCVLANRLSADAETDVLLLEAGEPDTERKIGIPAAFSELFQSTVDWNYHTEAQSELHDRDLYWPRGKTLGGSSSINAMIYIRGQPADYDHWAELGNEGWGYEDVLPYFMRAEHNERGPSDYHAISGPRNVADPQSPNELSEAFVAAGQAAGLPHNADFNAGDQAGVGLYQVTQEDGRRHSGADAYLKPVLDRPNLTAETGAQATRIRFDGQVAVGVEYARTDADGGPATVDAAQEVILSAGAVNSPQLLLLSGIGPADHLAEHDIPVVADHPGVGRNLQDHLQAGVGYECERPISLADADSIWNLLTFLLLKRGPLTSNVGEAGGFATVSETADTPDVQFHFAPSHFVEHGLDNPDGHGFSLNVLRLRPESRGRIALASADPFDDPVIDPQYLTEGADLEVLLEGVKLVREILRAEPFDEYRGAELLPGSDVRTDEELIEHIRETAETLYHPVGTCKMGDDDMAVVDDRLRVHGLEGLRVVDASVMPTIPSGNTDAPTTMIAEKAADFVRSGT; encoded by the coding sequence ATGACAGTATCAGGGCAGACGTACGATTACGTCATCGTCGGTGCGGGGCCGGCAGGCTGTGTCCTCGCGAACCGGTTGTCGGCCGACGCCGAGACGGACGTGCTGTTGCTCGAGGCCGGGGAACCCGATACGGAGCGCAAAATCGGGATTCCGGCGGCGTTCTCGGAGCTGTTCCAGTCGACCGTCGACTGGAACTATCACACCGAGGCGCAGTCGGAACTTCACGACAGGGACCTCTACTGGCCCCGCGGGAAGACCCTCGGGGGCTCGAGTTCGATCAACGCGATGATCTACATCCGCGGCCAGCCCGCGGACTACGACCACTGGGCGGAGCTGGGCAACGAGGGGTGGGGGTACGAAGACGTGCTGCCGTACTTCATGCGGGCCGAACACAACGAGCGCGGCCCCTCGGACTATCACGCGATCAGCGGGCCGCGGAACGTGGCGGATCCCCAGTCGCCGAACGAACTCAGCGAGGCGTTCGTCGCGGCCGGGCAAGCGGCGGGACTGCCACACAACGCGGACTTCAACGCGGGCGACCAGGCGGGCGTCGGGCTCTATCAGGTGACACAGGAGGATGGTCGTCGCCACAGCGGTGCCGACGCCTACCTGAAGCCCGTACTGGACCGCCCGAACCTGACTGCGGAGACGGGGGCACAGGCGACCCGAATCCGATTCGACGGCCAGGTGGCAGTCGGCGTCGAGTACGCTCGCACCGATGCCGACGGGGGTCCGGCGACGGTCGACGCAGCCCAGGAGGTCATCCTCTCGGCCGGGGCCGTCAACTCGCCCCAGTTACTGTTGCTCTCCGGTATCGGTCCGGCCGACCACCTCGCGGAACACGACATCCCCGTCGTCGCGGACCACCCGGGCGTCGGTCGAAACCTGCAGGATCACCTGCAGGCCGGCGTCGGCTACGAGTGCGAACGACCGATCAGCCTCGCGGACGCGGACTCGATCTGGAACCTCCTCACATTCTTGCTGTTGAAGCGGGGGCCGCTGACCTCGAACGTGGGGGAGGCCGGCGGGTTCGCGACCGTCTCCGAGACGGCCGACACCCCGGACGTTCAGTTCCACTTCGCCCCGTCGCACTTCGTCGAACACGGGCTCGATAACCCCGATGGCCACGGGTTCTCGCTGAACGTGCTTCGACTGCGACCGGAGAGCCGCGGTCGGATCGCGCTCGCGTCGGCCGACCCCTTCGACGACCCGGTCATCGATCCACAGTACCTGACCGAGGGGGCGGACCTCGAGGTGTTGCTCGAGGGTGTCAAACTGGTTCGGGAGATCCTGCGGGCCGAGCCGTTCGACGAGTATCGCGGGGCCGAGCTACTGCCGGGATCGGACGTCCGGACCGACGAGGAACTGATCGAACACATCCGCGAGACCGCCGAAACGCTGTATCACCCGGTCGGCACCTGCAAGATGGGCGACGACGACATGGCCGTCGTCGACGACCGGCTTCGGGTCCACGGCCTCGAAGGACTGCGCGTCGTCGACGCCTCGGTGATGCCGACGATTCCGAGCGGCAACACGGATGCGCCGACGACGATGATCGCCGAGAAGGCGGCCGATTTCGTTCGAAGCGGGACGTGA
- a CDS encoding AIM24 family protein, producing MNVDEFVTANEPKDGGETFQLENGKLLDITLDGTIIAKAGSMIAYDGDISFEGKSSAEGGITGFLKEKATSEGTPVMEATGTGHLYLADQEKKIQVLDLDPGQEISVNGNDVLAFESSVDYEIRTINSIAGFSAGGLTNVSLVGPGSVAITTHGEPLVLEPPVRTDPSATVAWSGTTPGSHVDNALSNMIGQSSDETYQLEFTGSDGFVVVQPYEEQTPQQ from the coding sequence ATGAACGTCGACGAATTCGTTACCGCGAACGAACCGAAGGATGGGGGCGAAACGTTTCAACTCGAGAACGGCAAACTGCTCGACATCACCCTCGACGGGACCATCATCGCCAAAGCCGGATCGATGATCGCCTACGACGGGGACATCTCCTTCGAGGGGAAGTCCTCGGCCGAAGGCGGGATTACGGGATTCCTCAAGGAGAAAGCGACCAGTGAGGGGACGCCCGTTATGGAGGCGACCGGAACTGGCCATCTCTACCTCGCGGATCAAGAAAAGAAGATCCAGGTGCTCGATCTCGATCCCGGACAGGAGATTTCGGTCAACGGCAACGACGTCCTCGCGTTCGAGTCGTCGGTCGACTACGAAATCCGGACGATCAATAGTATCGCTGGCTTCTCCGCTGGCGGACTGACGAACGTCTCGCTCGTCGGACCCGGTAGCGTCGCGATCACGACCCACGGCGAGCCACTCGTCCTGGAACCACCCGTCAGGACCGATCCCAGCGCGACCGTCGCCTGGAGCGGGACGACTCCCGGTAGTCACGTCGACAATGCCCTCTCGAACATGATCGGCCAATCCTCCGACGAAACCTACCAGCTCGAGTTTACGGGCTCGGACGGATTCGTCGTCGTCCAGCCCTACGAGGAGCAAACACCACAGCAGTAG
- a CDS encoding sodium:calcium antiporter has protein sequence MRRQALGAISAAVALTLPWVAVIGATDILPWLATATGFEYRAPALLRSLSTLWTVFVTGLAVLGSAFLLAWAAETAEKDVPQAFAIAVLAVLAVAPEYAVDALYAWNAGVFAGTERGIEAGNLAVANMTGANRILIGIGWAGVALFTIYRRGSSTDPSVEKRDGRLSDVVVLDREIGLEVVFLLIATLWAFLVPLNGGIDIFDMLFLVGLYVCYIAVILRGEVEPDMDHVGVPAYLQRLSKPARIATVFVLFAYSGVMIFTAVEPFAHGLESLGESVGIPSFFMIQWIAPLASEAPELIVVVYLVNKARSTAGFNALISSKLNQWTLLIGTLVVVHSIALGQYGVLAFDFKQSAEIWLTAAQSFFAVSLLLRFEISVGEAVVLLSLFLSQVFLEFVIIRELATLPVSSTDLLLIYSGIYVVLGTALFVSRRRAFGRLVRRTAGTVGDAMSTGGEHPHSADD, from the coding sequence ATGAGACGACAGGCGTTGGGCGCGATTTCGGCCGCGGTCGCACTGACACTGCCGTGGGTCGCCGTGATCGGGGCCACCGATATCCTCCCTTGGCTCGCGACAGCCACAGGGTTCGAGTATCGGGCCCCGGCCCTGCTCCGATCGCTGTCGACGCTGTGGACGGTGTTCGTGACTGGCCTCGCCGTGCTGGGGTCGGCGTTTCTGCTCGCGTGGGCGGCTGAAACCGCCGAGAAGGACGTGCCCCAGGCGTTCGCGATCGCCGTTCTGGCGGTCCTCGCAGTCGCCCCGGAGTACGCCGTCGACGCGCTCTACGCCTGGAACGCGGGCGTGTTCGCCGGGACCGAACGCGGGATCGAGGCCGGCAACTTGGCCGTCGCCAACATGACCGGCGCGAACCGAATCCTCATCGGCATCGGCTGGGCCGGCGTCGCCCTCTTTACGATCTATCGGCGGGGTTCGTCGACCGATCCCTCGGTCGAGAAACGCGACGGCCGCCTCTCGGATGTCGTCGTCCTCGATCGGGAGATCGGCCTCGAGGTCGTGTTCCTGCTGATCGCGACGCTCTGGGCGTTCCTCGTCCCGCTCAACGGCGGGATCGATATCTTCGACATGCTGTTTCTGGTCGGGCTCTACGTCTGCTACATCGCGGTCATCCTCCGTGGCGAAGTCGAACCGGACATGGACCACGTCGGCGTCCCGGCGTACCTACAGCGGTTGTCGAAACCGGCCCGGATCGCGACCGTCTTCGTGCTCTTTGCCTATTCGGGCGTGATGATCTTCACGGCCGTCGAACCCTTCGCTCACGGCCTCGAGTCACTCGGCGAGAGCGTCGGCATTCCTTCCTTCTTCATGATCCAGTGGATCGCGCCGCTGGCTTCCGAAGCGCCGGAACTCATCGTCGTCGTCTACCTGGTGAACAAGGCCCGCTCGACCGCGGGCTTCAACGCGCTCATTTCCTCGAAGCTCAACCAGTGGACGCTGCTCATCGGCACCCTCGTCGTCGTCCACTCGATCGCGCTGGGTCAGTACGGCGTCCTCGCGTTCGACTTCAAGCAGTCGGCGGAAATCTGGCTGACCGCCGCCCAGTCGTTCTTCGCCGTCTCCCTGTTGCTCCGCTTCGAGATCTCGGTCGGGGAAGCGGTCGTCTTACTTTCCTTGTTCCTCTCGCAGGTCTTCCTCGAGTTCGTCATCATCCGCGAGTTGGCCACGTTGCCGGTCTCGAGTACCGACCTGTTGCTCATCTACAGTGGGATCTACGTCGTGCTCGGGACGGCGCTGTTCGTCAGTCGGCGGCGAGCGTTCGGCCGTCTCGTCCGGCGAACCGCGGGGACGGTCGGCGATGCGATGTCGACCGGCGGCGAGCACCCCCACAGCGCCGACGACTGA
- a CDS encoding DUF2391 family protein, whose translation MKLRRPRRPRDFRLADSAQQIVGGFLLAGPFVVTEEVWVLAGNMHVLQALTIVAIVFAIGYAALYKADTTRDLDDEQEVAGVPVRFISLMVVTFGSVTALALLFGAPETFLEGATTACNPVGLFRAPDPVLENAATSCELVLTSFKAVTVGSVFSVVGAATADSIFAK comes from the coding sequence ATGAAACTTCGACGCCCGCGCCGTCCGCGCGACTTTCGGCTCGCGGACTCGGCCCAGCAGATCGTCGGCGGGTTCCTGCTCGCGGGTCCGTTCGTGGTTACGGAAGAAGTCTGGGTCCTCGCCGGAAACATGCACGTTCTGCAGGCGCTGACGATCGTCGCTATCGTCTTCGCGATCGGCTACGCGGCGCTGTACAAGGCGGATACGACCCGCGACCTCGACGACGAACAGGAGGTCGCCGGCGTTCCGGTCCGCTTTATCTCGCTGATGGTCGTCACGTTCGGCTCGGTCACTGCACTCGCCCTCCTGTTCGGTGCCCCCGAGACGTTCCTCGAGGGTGCCACGACCGCCTGCAACCCCGTAGGCCTGTTTCGTGCGCCCGACCCGGTCCTCGAGAACGCCGCAACCTCCTGTGAACTCGTCTTGACCTCGTTCAAAGCGGTGACCGTCGGATCGGTGTTCAGCGTCGTCGGTGCGGCGACGGCCGACAGCATCTTCGCGAAGTGA
- a CDS encoding GNAT family N-acetyltransferase, which yields MEIREPESAEAERIRAVVDSSMTTSFRLSPGRIDGITDGQFDDDAVTEKIDDEDTVLYVAESGENIEGETITGFVEGRLEDEWGEVNWLFVDPEHRGQGIGTALYDAATETLRDRGVDHVCVTVLEANTEGHDFVERFGLEHDGDLRIEVAGESLVKYVYTDSDVDVDLPTESRETDSAAGENAEPATFPETERTDGHLTATAGDETVYVDRGEEESGTAAPFFGTYEDEAHTEQYGYYCANCGSLDVSMDNMERLECSECGNSHAERSEESYDRSHL from the coding sequence ATGGAGATTCGGGAGCCGGAGTCGGCGGAAGCCGAGCGAATTCGAGCCGTCGTGGACAGTTCGATGACGACCTCGTTCAGGCTCAGCCCGGGCCGGATCGACGGTATTACCGACGGCCAGTTCGACGACGACGCCGTCACGGAGAAGATCGACGACGAGGACACCGTCCTCTACGTCGCCGAGAGCGGCGAGAACATCGAGGGCGAGACCATCACCGGCTTCGTCGAAGGACGCCTCGAGGACGAGTGGGGCGAGGTAAACTGGCTGTTCGTCGATCCGGAGCATCGAGGACAGGGCATCGGGACGGCGCTATACGACGCCGCGACCGAAACCCTCCGCGATCGCGGTGTCGATCACGTCTGTGTCACCGTCCTCGAGGCCAACACCGAAGGCCACGACTTCGTCGAACGGTTCGGCCTCGAGCACGACGGCGATCTGCGTATCGAAGTCGCCGGCGAGTCCCTCGTGAAGTACGTGTACACCGATTCGGACGTCGACGTGGATCTCCCGACGGAGTCGAGGGAGACTGATTCGGCGGCCGGGGAGAACGCGGAGCCAGCGACGTTCCCCGAAACGGAGCGGACGGACGGGCACCTGACGGCAACTGCGGGCGACGAAACGGTGTACGTCGACCGGGGGGAAGAAGAGTCGGGGACTGCAGCACCGTTTTTCGGCACCTACGAAGACGAAGCCCACACCGAACAGTACGGATACTACTGTGCGAACTGTGGCTCGCTCGACGTCTCGATGGACAACATGGAACGACTCGAGTGTAGCGAGTGTGGCAACTCACACGCGGAGCGCTCCGAGGAGTCGTACGACAGGTCGCATCTCTGA
- a CDS encoding universal stress protein, with translation MYRVLMPVDTSEDRALAQAEYVASLPNAADTVEAYILFVFTGDSEELPKEFENFKSASRIGSVRRAQEALEEAGVDVTILEDSGDTEEDILEEAEASDVDSIVLGGRKRSPVGKAIFGSTTQGIILNSDRPVVVTGSGN, from the coding sequence ATGTATCGCGTGTTGATGCCGGTCGATACCAGCGAGGACCGTGCGCTGGCACAGGCCGAGTACGTCGCATCGCTTCCGAACGCCGCGGACACAGTCGAAGCGTACATTCTGTTCGTCTTCACCGGGGACAGCGAGGAGCTCCCCAAGGAGTTCGAGAACTTCAAATCCGCCTCGCGGATCGGCTCGGTCCGCCGCGCCCAGGAAGCCCTCGAGGAAGCCGGCGTCGACGTGACGATCCTCGAGGACAGCGGCGACACTGAGGAAGACATCCTCGAGGAAGCCGAGGCTTCCGACGTCGATTCGATCGTCCTCGGCGGTCGGAAACGCTCACCCGTGGGGAAGGCGATCTTCGGCAGTACCACGCAGGGCATTATTCTCAATTCCGACCGCCCGGTCGTCGTTACCGGGAGCGGCAACTAA
- a CDS encoding Rieske (2Fe-2S) protein produces the protein MTDPVRVTLEGDDESTSARVYDDEGDVSIENATFRFSVTGRSEGDEIDHDALDGDATATDEPRRIAPLADVPANGTLRCEARSGARGTELILQRQGEDAVAWRNSCPHKPDVRLDPGSGAIVTDDQLVCHEHGARFECGDGVCTAGPCRGDALESIAVAVRDGTVYLTDDRFESCNRLDDPAA, from the coding sequence ATGACCGATCCCGTCCGGGTAACGCTCGAGGGAGACGACGAATCGACATCCGCTCGCGTCTACGACGACGAAGGGGACGTCTCGATCGAGAACGCGACGTTTCGATTCAGCGTGACGGGTAGAAGCGAGGGCGACGAGATCGATCACGACGCCCTCGACGGCGACGCGACCGCCACCGACGAGCCGCGTCGGATCGCCCCGCTCGCCGACGTGCCCGCGAACGGCACGTTGCGGTGTGAGGCCCGATCCGGGGCTCGCGGGACGGAACTGATCCTCCAGCGGCAGGGTGAGGACGCCGTCGCGTGGCGGAATTCCTGTCCCCACAAACCGGACGTCCGGCTCGATCCTGGTTCCGGTGCGATCGTCACGGACGACCAGCTCGTGTGTCACGAACACGGCGCGCGCTTCGAGTGCGGCGACGGCGTCTGTACGGCCGGGCCGTGTCGTGGCGACGCGCTCGAGTCGATCGCCGTCGCGGTTCGCGACGGAACGGTCTACCTGACCGACGATCGATTCGAGTCGTGCAATCGACTGGACGATCCCGCCGCGTGA
- a CDS encoding response regulator, with the protein MSPPINDAITILLIEPNPGDARLFSESFADANVASEIHAAADGETALDFVYQRNEHADSPRPDMILLDFRLPDVDGADILSELKAEPALRSIPVIVMTSSASEADIARSYDLHANAYVRKPIEPDEFVELGRSFEDFWLTFVRFPADRTCSSY; encoded by the coding sequence ATGTCTCCACCTATCAACGATGCCATTACGATCTTGCTAATCGAGCCCAACCCCGGCGACGCACGGCTGTTCTCCGAGTCCTTCGCCGATGCGAACGTCGCGAGCGAGATCCACGCTGCCGCCGACGGCGAGACGGCGCTCGATTTCGTCTACCAGCGCAACGAGCACGCAGACAGCCCGCGGCCGGACATGATCTTGCTCGACTTCCGGCTCCCCGACGTCGACGGTGCCGATATCCTTTCGGAGCTCAAGGCGGAACCGGCGCTGCGATCGATCCCCGTGATCGTGATGACGAGTTCCGCATCCGAAGCGGACATCGCCCGCTCGTACGACCTCCACGCGAACGCGTACGTCCGGAAACCGATCGAGCCCGACGAGTTCGTCGAGCTCGGCCGATCGTTCGAGGACTTCTGGCTGACGTTCGTCCGCTTTCCCGCCGACCGGACCTGTAGTAGCTACTGA
- a CDS encoding TIGR01548 family HAD-type hydrolase, whose translation MNADAVVLDIDGVLVDVADSYRRAIVESVEAVYDRTIRKADIQEFKDAGGFNNDWELTDAAALYVLAAAEGYDRSLEAFTDEIAAAGGGFEAAETVVRDAIGARATQRVTGRLDRTRLRDVFQQLYLGDELYRGLEGGEPDLDRETTGFIHDEPVLLEADARDRLLEGYDVGVLTGRPAAEAEIALERVGLDDAIPVAHRFTMDDWEEGKPHPRALTTLAERFEATSAVFVGDTLDDVRTAVNANEADSDREYHGIGVLTGGLTGEEGRRKYEREGAAAVLESINDVPDWLES comes from the coding sequence ATGAACGCAGATGCCGTCGTCCTGGACATCGACGGCGTGCTCGTCGACGTCGCCGACTCCTATCGGCGCGCGATCGTCGAGTCCGTCGAAGCGGTCTACGACCGGACGATCCGCAAAGCCGACATTCAGGAGTTCAAAGACGCGGGCGGGTTCAACAACGACTGGGAGCTGACCGACGCTGCCGCCCTCTACGTCCTCGCGGCCGCGGAGGGCTACGACCGGTCGCTCGAGGCGTTCACCGACGAGATCGCCGCCGCGGGTGGCGGGTTCGAGGCCGCCGAAACCGTCGTACGCGACGCGATCGGCGCGCGGGCCACCCAGCGCGTGACCGGGCGGTTAGACCGGACGCGGCTTCGGGACGTCTTCCAGCAGCTGTACCTCGGGGACGAACTCTATCGCGGTCTCGAGGGCGGCGAGCCGGACCTCGACCGCGAGACCACCGGGTTCATTCACGACGAGCCGGTCTTGCTCGAGGCCGACGCCCGCGACCGGCTGCTCGAGGGGTACGACGTGGGCGTCCTGACCGGCCGGCCGGCGGCCGAAGCCGAGATCGCCCTCGAGCGGGTGGGACTCGACGACGCGATTCCCGTCGCGCACCGCTTTACGATGGACGACTGGGAGGAAGGGAAACCGCATCCGCGCGCGCTGACGACGCTCGCGGAACGATTCGAGGCGACAAGCGCCGTCTTCGTCGGTGATACCTTGGACGACGTCAGGACGGCAGTCAATGCCAACGAGGCCGATTCGGATCGGGAGTACCACGGCATCGGCGTCCTGACCGGGGGGCTGACCGGCGAGGAGGGCCGGCGGAAGTACGAGCGCGAGGGCGCGGCGGCGGTCCTCGAGTCGATCAACGACGTTCCCGACTGGCTCGAATCGTAG
- a CDS encoding transcriptional regulator, with product MRKPGEWMQLPTDERILEVLDSSGLTLSPAVIGKNIDKSREQVNRRLSVLVDYELVTRVERGYYEIDDLGVAYLEGQLDADDLEPADE from the coding sequence ATGCGAAAACCCGGCGAATGGATGCAATTGCCAACTGACGAGCGCATTCTCGAAGTCCTCGACTCGTCGGGTCTCACCCTCTCACCGGCCGTTATCGGGAAGAATATCGACAAAAGTCGAGAACAGGTCAATCGTCGTCTCTCCGTCCTCGTCGACTACGAACTGGTCACCCGCGTCGAACGAGGCTACTACGAGATCGACGACCTCGGAGTCGCGTATCTCGAGGGACAACTCGATGCCGACGATCTCGAACCGGCCGACGAGTAA
- a CDS encoding MarR family transcriptional regulator, whose amino-acid sequence MSIDRETFDHSSEDELEELSSTEQVLGFLAANDDRAFKATEIAARTELDGGTVSTALTRLKNRELVEHKGTYWAITSDAQRLERYDGYSRATRLFNEQFGAEEKAAWKEHAPSEPHPSLEEDSQ is encoded by the coding sequence ATGTCCATCGATCGGGAGACGTTTGACCACTCGAGCGAGGACGAACTCGAGGAACTCTCCAGCACGGAGCAGGTGCTCGGCTTTCTGGCTGCGAACGACGATCGCGCGTTCAAGGCGACGGAGATCGCGGCCCGAACGGAACTCGACGGCGGGACGGTCAGCACGGCACTGACACGGCTGAAAAACCGCGAACTGGTCGAACACAAGGGGACGTACTGGGCGATCACGAGCGATGCACAGCGACTCGAGCGATACGACGGCTACAGCCGTGCGACGCGCCTGTTCAACGAGCAGTTCGGAGCCGAGGAGAAAGCGGCGTGGAAAGAACACGCGCCGTCGGAGCCCCATCCGAGTCTCGAGGAGGACTCACAGTGA
- a CDS encoding 4a-hydroxytetrahydrobiopterin dehydratase has product MSESALADQECEACTSEDDPLEPEEYADYRAEIRDDVWTVVDDHHLEGTYAFEDFRDALEFTYEVGELAEEEWHHPDIGLEWGEVTIEMWTHKIDGLHKTDFVMAARMDRIYEEYEPDADA; this is encoded by the coding sequence ATGTCCGAGTCAGCGCTCGCCGACCAGGAGTGTGAGGCCTGTACCAGCGAAGACGACCCCCTCGAGCCCGAGGAATACGCCGACTACCGCGCGGAGATTCGCGACGACGTCTGGACGGTCGTCGACGATCACCACCTCGAGGGAACCTACGCGTTCGAGGACTTCCGTGACGCCCTCGAGTTCACCTACGAGGTGGGCGAGTTGGCGGAGGAAGAGTGGCACCACCCGGATATCGGCCTCGAGTGGGGCGAGGTAACGATCGAGATGTGGACCCACAAGATCGACGGGCTTCACAAGACCGACTTCGTGATGGCCGCCCGGATGGACCGAATCTACGAGGAGTACGAACCCGACGCGGACGCGTAG
- a CDS encoding cation diffusion facilitator family transporter gives MASSTSVVLAALFANGAIAVLKFGGFTLTGSPAMLSETYHSISDTGNQVLLLVGIKYGAQEATREHPFGHGKAQFFYSLLVSVMLFGIAGWESARHGLSALREGGVHRASEDITLLGATFDPVYVNYAVLLGAILFESYALWKAYQGISRQMDVHGWTSLREAFAKTSDVTTLTALTEDTIALAGAGFALFGVYLTRTTGNPVYDAGSALLIGIMLMGFALALAWQNKRLILGESLPKADEDELRRIVADWDGVTELVDLRTVYFGAEELLVTADVAFESDLDTGTINERITQLERALRDHDDQVQKVYIEPET, from the coding sequence ATGGCCAGTAGTACTTCCGTCGTTCTCGCGGCATTGTTTGCGAACGGCGCAATCGCGGTTCTCAAATTCGGCGGTTTCACACTCACCGGGAGCCCCGCCATGCTGTCGGAGACGTACCATTCGATTTCGGATACGGGCAATCAAGTCCTTCTGCTGGTCGGGATCAAGTACGGCGCACAGGAAGCGACTCGAGAGCACCCCTTCGGCCACGGGAAGGCGCAGTTCTTCTATAGTCTGCTCGTCAGCGTCATGCTCTTCGGTATCGCCGGCTGGGAGAGCGCCCGTCACGGTCTCAGCGCGCTGAGAGAAGGCGGCGTCCACCGGGCCAGCGAAGACATCACGTTGCTCGGAGCGACGTTCGATCCGGTCTACGTCAACTACGCCGTGTTGCTCGGGGCGATTCTCTTCGAATCCTACGCGCTCTGGAAGGCGTACCAGGGAATCAGTCGGCAGATGGACGTACACGGCTGGACGAGCCTCCGCGAGGCGTTCGCGAAGACCAGCGACGTGACGACGCTGACCGCGCTCACCGAGGACACGATCGCCCTCGCCGGTGCCGGGTTCGCGCTCTTCGGCGTCTACCTCACACGAACCACCGGAAACCCCGTCTACGACGCCGGCTCGGCTCTCCTTATCGGCATCATGCTGATGGGCTTTGCCCTCGCGCTCGCCTGGCAGAACAAGCGGCTCATCCTCGGCGAGAGTCTCCCGAAAGCCGACGAGGACGAACTCCGCCGGATCGTCGCCGACTGGGACGGCGTCACCGAACTCGTCGACCTCCGAACCGTCTACTTCGGTGCCGAGGAACTCCTCGTCACCGCCGACGTCGCGTTCGAGTCCGATCTCGACACCGGGACGATCAACGAGCGGATTACCCAACTCGAACGCGCACTGAGGGATCACGACGATCAGGTTCAGAAGGTCTACATCGAACCCGAGACCTAA
- a CDS encoding metallophosphoesterase gives MIAIFSDTHSSRGHELEGAAVTAAREADTVVHAGDFTSEAALEAFQRECDRLFAVHGNADSAAVRDRLPTARVVEAGGVRIAVTHRRDGGETGLAMFGRSRGADVVVFGHSHRPTVVETEDVVLLNPGSHADPRGNRPGFATLEPSADGTGGLEGTIREPNGTVIETFDVRTGTE, from the coding sequence ATGATCGCGATCTTTTCGGACACGCACAGCAGCCGGGGCCACGAACTCGAGGGAGCGGCCGTGACCGCGGCCCGCGAAGCCGACACCGTCGTTCACGCGGGAGACTTTACCAGCGAGGCGGCACTGGAGGCCTTCCAACGGGAGTGTGACCGCCTGTTCGCGGTCCACGGAAACGCCGATAGTGCGGCGGTACGCGACCGTCTGCCGACGGCGCGCGTCGTCGAGGCGGGTGGCGTCCGGATCGCCGTCACGCACCGCCGGGACGGCGGCGAGACCGGACTCGCGATGTTCGGTCGCTCGCGAGGTGCCGACGTCGTCGTCTTCGGGCACAGCCACCGGCCGACGGTCGTCGAGACCGAGGACGTCGTCCTGCTCAACCCCGGCAGCCACGCCGATCCGCGCGGGAATCGACCGGGGTTCGCTACCCTCGAGCCGTCGGCCGACGGGACGGGCGGACTCGAGGGAACGATTCGCGAGCCGAACGGGACCGTCATCGAGACGTTCGACGTTCGGACTGGGACGGAGTGA